The following proteins are encoded in a genomic region of Arachis stenosperma cultivar V10309 chromosome 4, arast.V10309.gnm1.PFL2, whole genome shotgun sequence:
- the LOC130973551 gene encoding stem-specific protein TSJT1-like isoform X2, giving the protein MLGVFSSSIVSPPEELVAAGSRTPSPKITAGALLKRFVESKPSSVSVQIGEDAQLAYTHHSETPWQPRSFAVKEEIFCMFEGALDNLGSLKQQYGLAKSANEVLLTIEAYKALRDRAPYPANRVVGHLSGSFAFILFDKSTSTLFVASDQAGKVPLYWGITADGYVAFADDADILKGACGKSLAAFPQGCFYNTAVGGLRCYENPKNKITAVPAEEEEIWGATFKVTT; this is encoded by the exons atgttGGGAGTGTTCAGCAGCTCGATTGTGTCGCCACCGGAAGAGCTGGTGGCGGCCGGAAGCAGGACTCCTTCGCCGAAGATAACGGCCGGAGCTCTGCTGAAGAGGTTCGTGGAGAGCAAGCCGTCGTCGGTGTCGGTGCAGATCGGGGAGGATGCGCAGTTAGCTTACACGCACCACAGCGAGACGCCATGGCAAccaag ATCATTTGCTGTTAAGGAGGAGATTTTCTGCATGTTTGAGGGTGCCCTTGACAATTTGGGCAGCTTGAAACAACAGTATGGACTGGCCAAGTCTGCCAATGAAGTTCTTTTGACCATTGAGGCTTACAAAGCCTTGCGTGATAGGGCACCCTACCCTGCCAATCGCGTTGTTGGCCATCTCAGTGGAAGCTTTGCTTTCATTCTTTTTGACAAGTCCACCTCTACCCTCTTTGTAGCTTCT GATCAAGCTGGTAAGGTTCCTCTGTATTGGGGAATAACAGCTGATGGATACGTAGCATTTGCTGATGATGCTGATATTCTTAAAGGTGCTTGTGGAAAGTCACTTGCTGCTTTCCCTCAAG GATGTTTCTACAACACAGCAGTTGGAGGATTAAGATGCTATGAGAATCCTAAGAACAAGATTACTGCAGTACCAGCTGAGGAGGAGGAAATCTGGGGAGCAACCTTCAAGGTAACAACATGA
- the LOC130973551 gene encoding stem-specific protein TSJT1-like isoform X1 — translation MLGVFSSSIVSPPEELVAAGSRTPSPKITAGALLKRFVESKPSSVSVQIGEDAQLAYTHHSETPWQPRSFAVKEEIFCMFEGALDNLGSLKQQYGLAKSANEVLLTIEAYKALRDRAPYPANRVVGHLSGSFAFILFDKSTSTLFVASDQAGKVPLYWGITADGYVAFADDADILKGACGKSLAAFPQGCFYNTAVGGLRCYENPKNKITAVPAEEEEIWGATFKVEGPAVVAATE, via the exons atgttGGGAGTGTTCAGCAGCTCGATTGTGTCGCCACCGGAAGAGCTGGTGGCGGCCGGAAGCAGGACTCCTTCGCCGAAGATAACGGCCGGAGCTCTGCTGAAGAGGTTCGTGGAGAGCAAGCCGTCGTCGGTGTCGGTGCAGATCGGGGAGGATGCGCAGTTAGCTTACACGCACCACAGCGAGACGCCATGGCAAccaag ATCATTTGCTGTTAAGGAGGAGATTTTCTGCATGTTTGAGGGTGCCCTTGACAATTTGGGCAGCTTGAAACAACAGTATGGACTGGCCAAGTCTGCCAATGAAGTTCTTTTGACCATTGAGGCTTACAAAGCCTTGCGTGATAGGGCACCCTACCCTGCCAATCGCGTTGTTGGCCATCTCAGTGGAAGCTTTGCTTTCATTCTTTTTGACAAGTCCACCTCTACCCTCTTTGTAGCTTCT GATCAAGCTGGTAAGGTTCCTCTGTATTGGGGAATAACAGCTGATGGATACGTAGCATTTGCTGATGATGCTGATATTCTTAAAGGTGCTTGTGGAAAGTCACTTGCTGCTTTCCCTCAAG GATGTTTCTACAACACAGCAGTTGGAGGATTAAGATGCTATGAGAATCCTAAGAACAAGATTACTGCAGTACCAGCTGAGGAGGAGGAAATCTGGGGAGCAACCTTCAAG GTGGAGGGACCAGCAGTTGTTGCAGCTACAGAGTAG